The following is a genomic window from bacterium.
GGGTGAACCTAGCCTTCAGCGTCTGCTCCCCGGAAGTCGTCAGCCTTCAGGGCCCGGCCGTAGATCTGCTCGAAGGTGGCGTCGCCCACCTCGCCGGCAGGCCCGTCGTAGACCACCTGCCCGTCGCGCAGCCCCACAACCCGATGGGCGTACTCACGCGCCAAGTCGATGAAGTGCAGGTTGATCAGGACGGTGATGCCCTCCTGGTTGATGCGCCGTAGGTCGCGCATCACCACGTGCGAAGTGGGCGGGTCCAGCGAAGCTACCGGCTCATCGGCCAGGATCACCTTCGGCTCCTGAGCCAGCGCCCGCGCGATGCCCACGCGCTGCTGCTGGCCGCCGCTGAGCACGTCGGCCCGTACGAAGGCCTTGTCCTGAATGTCGAGCTTGCGCAGCGCCCCGTGCACGATCTCCAGATCGTGCCGCGGGAACCAACCCAGTAGTGCCCGCCATGTGGACAAGCGGCCCACGCGACCGGCCAGCACGTTGCGCAATACAGAGGACCGCTTAACCAGGTTGAACGTCTGGAAGATCATCCCAATCTGCGCGCGCACTTCGAGCAGGCGCGCAGGCGGGACGGCGGTCAGGTCCTCGCCCTCAAACCACACCGACCCCGCGGTCGGCTCGACCAGACGGTTGACGGTGCGGAGCAGGGTTGACTTGCCGGCACCGCTCAGCCCGACAATGGCAACAAACTCGCCGCGCTGGACGCTGAGGTCCACCCCGCGCAGGGCCTGGACCCCGCCGGGGAAATGGACCTCAACTCCGCGCAGTTCGATCTGTGGGGAGCTCAAATCCGGATCTTGTCGCGCATGAAAGCATATGTCTTGCGAATGATCTCGAACTCGGAGCCGTCCGACTTGGCGTAGCCAATCACGTTGTAGAGGGCTTCCAGTAGCCGTACCCCGTCGGCGGTCTTGCCCAGATCCACGAAGGCCTCCTGGATCTTCGTCACGAGATCGTCGGGCAGCCCGCGGCGGACCGCGACCCCGTCGTTGGGAATGGGGTTGCTCCGGACCAGGATCTTGACAACCTGCTCGACGTCAGGCAGCTCGCGGACCGAGTCTGGGATCGCATTGTCGTGGGTGGCGCTGGCATCCACGTCCTTCTTGTAGACCGCCACTATGGCCGCGTCGTGCGACCCGGCAAAGATGGTGCGCAGATCACGATCGGGATTGATCCCGGCATCCACCAGCATCATGTACGGGAACAGGTATCCCGAGGCCGAGGCCGGGTCCACGAACGCGAACCGGCGCCCCTTGAGATCGGCCAGCGTCTTGAACGGAGAGTCCACCCGCACGTTGATCGCCGCGTTGTAGCTGGTGACGAAGTGGCCCCGCGTGCGGCGAATGGACTTAGCGATGATGGTAACCTTGTGCCGCTCCTGGGCCAGCACCAGGGCAAACGGCCCGAAGATGCCGATGTCGGCCTTGCCTGTGCCCATCGCCTCGATCAACCCGGTGAAGTTGGTCGTCACAACCGCCTCCACCGGCATGCCTATCCGGTCGGACAACATCTTTGAGAGCGGCCCCAGGTTCTCCATCATGCGGCCGATCTCGCGCGACGGCACCATTCCCAAGATCAGCTTCTTGGGCGCCGGGCCGGCCTGGGCCATCGCCCCCACCATTCCCACCATAAGAACAACCGCCATGAGCGCGGCGGCACGCCTGTGCGCCATCACTGCGGACCTCCTCTGCGTGGCATCGTTGCTGGAGATATATTCGACCACGCCGGCGGGCACTCCCCCCACTGCGGCGGGATCTCGCGAAGGCGGGGCGTACGCGTCAACCTACCGGCCGACCAGTTCCTCCCAATGCGGCTTGTCGTAGAGGAGGTCCGTCGGGATGACCGGCCAGCGGGGCGCGGTGTACCCGGGGGTCATGGGGAAGAACGGCGGCGAGACGTTGGAGCGCAGGCGCCAGTCGTATGTCATGGCGCGGCCGTAGGCGCGGATGGGGTCGAAGCGCCCGAACTCACCGTAGGTCGCCTGCACGGTCCCGCCCAGGAACGAGATCGTCCCCTTGTCGGGTAAGGAATCCCATCCGCGCACCCAGAACTTGCCCGAGGGCACCAGCACTGCCGCGTCCATGTAGAGGTTGTTCGGCGCCAGGGAGCCCTCAATTGTTACGTTCCCTGTGCGGGACCAGAGCCCCAGCACGTTGCCGGGGTTATCGCCGGGACCGGCCGGGGGTCGCTGGTAGACCAGGTGATCGGTGATTCTAATCTCGCCCTGTGCGGCGATCGTCAGGCGGGTTCCCTGTTGCACGATCCCGTACAGTCCTTGCCCAACCGTGCTCGCGGTGACGCTCCCATCCAGATAGATGACACCGTTGAGCCTTACCCCGTTGTAGGTCGTGGTGTACTCCCACAACGGGCCCCAGTACGTGGTCACGGTGGCGGCAGCCGGATTCAGCACGATCTTGATGTCAGGCCCGGGCTGAGTTGGGGTTGCCACCGACGCGCCGGGCACGCGCACGTAGATCACCTGCTGGCCACCCTCCACCGCCAGTACCAGCCGGGACGCGTTTCCTCTGATGTAGATGCCCCCACAGCCCGTGGTCGCGCATTGCTGGTCCATGATGTAGGTGCCCTGCGGGACCACCCCGGAGGAGTCGGTGAGATCGGTGGTGCCGCTGCGGATCTCGGCGCGTATCGGGTCCAGTCCGGACGGGCTCAGGCCGACGGCGGCCCGGGCAGGGTTGCTGCTCAGGTCAGGCGTCGGGATTTGGGGGGCGTTGCGGGTGATCGGCCCTCCGCGGGGGACGTCGTACGGCGGGTTGCTCTCGGCCGCCAGGAAGATAGTTGAGCCGTTGTTTCCGAAGCGCACCGTGTCGTCGGACTGGGTGACCGAATCCAGGAATGTTGGGCTTCCCCAAATCTGCAGGTACCGGTTCATGTGCACCGGGCCGGGGAACGTCGTGGTGTCGAACATCCAGACGTCGCTGGCTCCGAACACGAGGAGCGCCTTCTGAGAGTAGGCGGCCCGCTCGACGAGCACGGGAAACCCCTGGCCGCTGCCCACGGGATTGCCCTCCAGCCACCTGGGGCACGCGTCGGCACCGGGGCTCCGAAGGCATACCGTACGGGTGGCGTTCCGGGACGTCCCGGTGGAGACGATCGTGTAGTCGAACCACATCTCGTACCGCTCAGGGGTCGTGCCGGTCGCGGTGCAGCTGGGGGCACGGCCGGACTGGCGGACGAGAATGCGTGCGGAGAAAGCGCCGATCGCATCACCTGTACCCTGGTCGGTCATGACGATGGGGCTGCTCGGCGTCCCGATCTCGAGCGCTGCCTGGGAGCCGCCGTCCGTCCAGGCCGATCCGCCGCCAGGGACGGCATAGGCCGTGATGACCTCCCGGTTCCTCGCTGGGTCGGTGCAGACGGCGCGGATCGCCGCCTCGGTCGCGCTTGCCTCGACCTGATTGCGCAGATCCACCTCGACGCGACGGCGTAGTTCCGCCAGGGCACGATAGGCGCCGGCCTCGGCCACCGCCAGGGCCTGGGCGCCCCGCAACTGATCGAACGAGAGCGTGGTCTCACCCATCGTCGCCAGGGTGAGTCCGGACACTGCCAGGGTCAGGATGAATATGGCCAGCATGACCGTGAGCAGGGCCACTCCCTGTTCCGCGTGTTGTGCTGGAAACTTCCGGGCCGGCGGTCGCGTCATCGGCAGTCACTCCTCATGAGCATGACGAGCCCTGCGCTCACCGACCCCTGGGCGGCGGCGTCGGCGCCGGTGTGGGCGTGGGTGGCGGTGTAGGCGTGGGTGGCGGCGTGGGCGGCCGCGGGGTCGGCGTCGGTGCCGGCGTCGGAGGCGGGGACGGCACGACCTGGCCGGGTGTCGGCCGCCAGGGGACCGTGCCTGTCACCGCAGGCCCGGGAGTCGCCAGGCCGCCGGTGTAGTTGCGGAGCTGGACGTTACCCGACACCACGCGCTGCCGCACCCGGGCGCCGGTCGTCTTGGTGACCTCGATCTCCGCTGCCAGACGCACAACCGCGGCCGGGTCACCGCCGGCGCCGCACGCGCCCGAGGCCTCACAGTAGGAGAACCTTACGTCAGAGACTTGCGAGGCCAGGGACTCGGCTCCGGCCGGTGCCGGGCAGGTGCCGCTCGTTGCCAGGATCGTCCGGTCGAAGGTATTGCCGGGGCCACCGCTGTGGCCGAAGCGAACGGTGTAGGTGCATCCCGGGTACTGAGGGTTGTCGCCGCCTATTTCAATGTCAACCCGCGAGGGAGCGGCCGCGACCAGGCGCCGCGCCCACCTGGCCTCCGCAACCAGCCTGTCGAGCGCGACGCGAGCGTTCTGCTGGACATCGAGGAAGTCCTCACCCATCCCGAAGGAGGTGGCCGCGTATGTAACCAGGCCGTAGATTGCTGCCAGGGCGGTGGCCAGAACGCCGAGCGCAACAAGGATCTCGACCAGGGTCAGGCCGCGCGCGTCTCCAGATCTAGATGGGGCGCCTGTAGACACCGTTTATGCTCCGGCAGCGACGGTGTAGGTACACGGAGACCGAATCTGCGAAAGTGGACAACGCAGCGTCAGGTGCGGCGGCTGCTGGGAGAACTGCTCTTTGAAAAGAGAATATTCGGCGCGGGTGAGGAATCTCCTTCTGGATACCCCCTTCCGGACGCTCCCCGGCTCAGCGCCTCACGGGACAGTGGGGCGGAGTGTTCTCCTCCGCGATCCCCGAGGAGACCACCTCCATGCACGCAAGTGGATCACAGCATGTGTAGCACACCCGCTTGAGAGCCCGCACTTCCAGAAGTCTCACTTCAGGAGAGAGGAAACCGTCCCTTGCGGGTTCCTCCCTTAGCAGATCGGTGCTGAGGTACTTCTTGTTGTCATCGGAGAAGATGGTGACCACGACCGCATCACCGCCGAGATCGTTCTGAACCTGGAGGGCGCCCAGGAAATTCGCTCCCGAAGAGATCCCGACCCCGATCCCAAGTTCTGCGGCGAGCTTCTGTGCCATTAGGATCGCATCCCCATCGTCCACACTTACCACGGAGTCCAGTGAGCTCAGATCTACGATGGGCGGGATGAACTCGTCGGATATCCCCTGGATTCGGTGTTTCCCCACCTTGTGACCAGTGGAGAGCGTGGGAGAGCTGGCAGGTTCCAGGGGATGGATCTTAACGCCGGGGTACTTCTCCCTCAAGAAGCGTCCGGTCCCCATTACGGTGCCACCCGTCCCAACGCCGGCGACGAAGGCGTCGGGACGAACCGAGCGAAACCTCAATTGCCACCATATCTCCGGGCCGGTAGTCATGTAGTGGGCTTCCACGTTGTCCAGGTTTGAGAACTGCCTGGGAAGGAAGACCCCATCAGTCGTCTCGGCCAGTTCCTCGGCACGACGGATACTGCCGAGGAATCCCCCCTCTTCCCTGCTCACGAGGACGATCCTTGCTCCCAGGCTCCGGATGAGGTTGACCCGCTCCGCGCTCATCCAGTCCGGCATGAAGATGACCACCGGATGCCCCAGGGCTCGACCTATCGCAGCAAAGGCGATGCCCGTGTTGCCGCTCGTGGCTTCAGCGATCGTGTAACCAGGCCTGAGGACACCCCTGGCATAACCCTGCTCCATCACGTGGAAGGCCATCCGGTCCTTGATGCTGCCGGTCATGTTCAAGTTTTCGGCCTTGGCATAGAGCGTGCGCCTACCCCCCCTAAAAAGGAACTCGATCGCCAAAAGGGGTGTGTTCCCAATCAGTGACGACAGCTCTCGTATCCTGCGATGGGCGTCGCTATCCACCATTCTTGGCCTCCATCTGCGTCAAGCAAACCTCCAGCCGGTCCACCATCTGGGAGAGGATCTCAAACGCTCGCTCCACCGGCTCGGGAGAGATCATGTCAACACCTGCCAGCTTCAGCGCATCGAGAGGGTACCTCGATCCGCCGGCCGATAGGAACGCGAGATAGCGTTCCGAGGCGCCCGGCACGCCGGAGAGGACATTACCGGCCAGCGCGTGCGCGGCGGCGATCCCCGTGGCGTACTGGAAGACGTAGAAGCTGATGTAGAGGTGCGTGTGGAAGGTCGCCCAGGTCACGCCGACACGGTCGGCGTCAACCTCCACCTCTTCGCCGTACCCCTCGCGAAAGAGATCGGCCATCAGCGACATCAGGTCCCGAGAGGTCAGAGCCCCTCCACGCTCGACCCGCTCGTGGATCTCCAGCTCGAACCGGGCAAGCGTCGGCATGATGAAGAAGTAGCGGTGGAAGTTGGCCATCGCCTCTTCGATCACGGCGATCTGAAACTCGGGATCGCTCTGGGTTGCCAGCAAGTGAGCGCGGAGCATGGCCTGGTTGAAGTTCGAGGCAACCTCTGCCAGGAATAGCGGGTACCGAGCATAGATGAGCGGCTGGGTGCGCCACGCCAAGTGCGAGTGCATCGAGTGCCCGAGCTCGTGAGCCAGCGTGCTGGCGCTGTAGATGTCGTCGCTGTAGCTCATCAGGATGAACGGGTGCGTGCCGGGCGCGCCCATGGAGAAGGCGCCGGACTGCTTGCCGCGATTCGAACAGAGATCCACCCATCGCTGCTCGAGCGTCCCGCGCCGCAGCGTCGTGACGTACTCGTCGCCGAGCGGCGCCATTCCCTGCGCGATCCACTCGACCGCCTGAGCGAACGTCACCCGGGGCTCGCGGGGCACAAGCGGCGCCCGCTCGTCGTACACGTGCAGCCGGTCGTACCCTAGGGCACGACGGCGCACGCCCCAGTAGCGGTGCCAGGTCGGTAGGTGGCGCCGGAAGGTCGCGATCAGGTTGTGGAAGACGTCCACCGGGATGTCATTGGCCAGCAACGAGGCTTCGAGCGCCGAACCGTACCGCCGCGACCGGGCCATGAACACGGCCTGCTTGACGCCGGCCGACAGGCAGCTGGCCATTGAGTGCCGGTGCGCGAGATGAGCGTCTGAATAACCCTCCCACGCGGTCCGCCGCACCTCGCGGTCCTCGTGCGAGAGCAGCACCCGCAGGTTGCCCTGGGCAACCTCCACCTCCCCGCCGGCGGCGGTGCGGGCCGGCGGGAAGATAAGGTCGGCGTCCGCGAGGATCCCGTGGGTCGCCGCGGCCGCCCGGAAGGGATCTGCCAGGAAGCCCAGTAGCTCCTCCACCTCGGGGGAGCGCACGTGAGGCGCGCGCCGCGCAAGCCGGTCAATGTAGTGCGCGTAGGTTGCCAGACGCGGCTCCTCGGCAATCCAGCGGCGCAGATTGTCGAACCCCACGGCAATAATCTCGGGCTCGGCAAACGCGACCTTCGCCGTAACCCTAGCCAGCAACCCGCGGGCCCGGTCGTGCCTGGCCGCGGCCGCTTGGTCGGTCTTGTCCACGGTGTGGCCCATGGTGGCGTAGACGACCACCTGCCAGAGCGTACGGAAGGCGCCCTGCATCGCATCGAGCCAATCGGCCAGCGTCCCCGCGCCGTCGCCAAGGCGCCCTCGGAAGGCCTCCAACGCCGGGAGCCCGTCCATGAGCCCGTGGAACGCGGCTTCCCAGGCATCGTCTGTGGGGAAGACGCTCGCAGCGTCCCAGGTGTGCTCAACGGCGATGGCGCTGCGCGGCGGAACTGCTGATACTTCCATGCGGACCCCTCCGATTCGCGTGATTACTTCTCGTGCCTACCTGGGCCTCATCTGCTCCGGCATCTGTACTGCCACCACCTCGCCGCGCGCGCAGATAACCCCCTCGGCTGAGACCGTTGCGGTCACCACGACCTTACGGCCCTTGATCTCCTTCACCCGTCCTCGGATCTCCAGTGGCACTCCTAGCGGCGTCGGCCGCAGGTAGTCCACGTGCAGGGATGCCGTAACGAACCGAAATGCCGGCTCCGTGCCCATCTCCCGTCCCTCGGCCCGGTACGCCGCAGCCGCGGCCGTACCGGTGCCGTGGCAGTCGATCAACGAGGCGATGAGCCCTCCATAGACATAGCCGGGGATCGCGATATGGTAGGGCCGGGGGAGAAAAACCGCAACGGCCTCCTCCCCCTCCCAGCGGCTCTTGAGCTGCAACCCATGCTCGTTGAGCCGGCCGCAGCCGTAGCAGTAGCTCAGCTCGTCGGGGTAGCTATCCTGAAAAGCCACCTGCTTCACAGAATCATAACCGAGCTCTACTTGCCTTTGTTCAAGACATCGAAGAGCCTGCGCAGATCGGCGTCCAGCGCCTTGAGTTCCTCCATGAGACGCCCCTGGCGCTCCATCAGCGACCGAAGGATGCTCTGGGAATCGGTTCCCGCAGGACCGGATGGCTTCGCACCAACCGGGGCCTTCACCGGCGGCCGATCGGCCACGACAGCGGGGGCGTCCTGCCCGGCCAGGAGGGCCTGCATCGCCATGCTTACCGTCGACGCCATGGCCACCCGGTTACCGCTGGCCAGCACCACGCGCTTCATCTCAGGCAGCCGTCCCTGCTCTGCCTGAAGGTAGATCGGCTCGACGTAGAGATTCGACTGCCCGATCGGAATCACGATCATGTTCCCCCGGATCACCCGGTTGCCGCCCTGGCTCCAGAGCGTGAACTGCTCGGAGATCTTGGGATCCTGATTGATGCGCGCTTCGATCTGCATCGGCCCGTAGACCAGCTTGTCCTTGGGGTATCGGAAGGCCAGGAGCTTGCCGTAGTGCTCGCCGTCTGATCGGGCCGCGAGCCAGGTGATCATGTTCTGCTTGCCCGGAGGGGTAAACGGCATGATGAGCGCGTACTCCTCAGTGTCCACACCTGGCAGACGCATGATGATGTAGTAGGGCTTCATCTCGACGGGCTTGTCGGTGTGGATCTCCTCCGGAAGACTCCACATGTCTTCCTTGTTGTAGAAGACGCGTGGGTCCTGCATGTGGAAGACCCGGTACATCTCGGCCTGAACCGCGAAGATGTCCTGCGGGTACCGGAGATGCGGCCGGAGCGAGGCCGGAAGATCTGCCAGGGGCTGGAACAGCCCAGGGAAGATGCGCGCGTACGTCTGGATCATGGCGTCGCCCGGCTCGGAGACGTAGAGCGCGACCGTGCCGTTGTAGGCATCCACAACGGCCTTCACGCTGTTGCGGACGTAGTTGAACCCTTCCCGCGATGGTGCCGAGTACGGGTAGCGATCCGTGTACGTGTAGGCGTCGAGAATCCAGAACAGCCGGCCATCGGCAACGACCACGTAGGGATCTCCGTCCAGCCGCAGGAACGGCACCAGCCTGGCCACGCGCTCGGCGATGTTACGGTGGTAGAGTATTACGCTCTCGGGCGTAATCGCGTCGGAAATCAGTATGTTGATGTCCCGGAAGCGCCAGGCGAAGAGCAGCTTGCGGAGGGGCGAGCCCAGCCCGACGCCGGTCGTGCCCTGGTAGGTGGTGTAGACGTTCTCGTCGCCCTTGGGGTAGTTGAACTCAGGAAACCGCGTGCGCACGATCACGTAATCTCGGCTCTTCTCGCCGTAGTAGACCTCGGGTTGGTCCACGCGGAGCTTGCCTATGGGCGGCACGTCCTGCAGGAACAGCGTGGGCAGCCCCTCCGGTGTCAGCTCGTTCACCGGGCTCATGGCGACGCCGTAGCCGTGCGTGAACTGAAGCCGGCGGTTCACCCACGTCTGGGCCTGAGCAGTCAGCTTCTCGGGGGAGAGCTCGCGCGCGGCCAGCATCACCTGGCGGTAGCGCCCATCGATGGTGTAGCGATCCACGTCCACGTCAACGAAGTCGTAGTAGAGCCGGATGCTCTGTATCTGGTTGTACGTAATGAGCAGGGGCCCCGGGTCCCACAGGCGGATGTTGGCCACGGTGGCGGGCGCCCGCGCCAGGTCGGCAGCGGTAATCATCTCCTCGCCCGCGATGGGGGCCTCCGTGATACGGTCGAGCGCGTAGCCCTGCCGCGTCATGCGAATGGTCCTCTCGATGTAGGGCCTCTCGCGCTCGAGCTCCTGCGGCTGCACGACGAACCGGTTCATCACGGCCGGGTAGATGCCGCCCACAAGGAGACCCGTCCCGATCCACGCCACCGCGCCGACAATCGCCAGGCGGTATCCCTGCCGGAACGCCGCGATCCCGACCAGACCGGCCGCCACCAGGGCCATCACCGCCTGCAACCGCAGCGCCGGGAGCCGGGCATAGATGTCGGCATAGGAAGCGCCGAATGAAGCCCCTCGCGGAGAGTAGACCAGGTCGTAGGCCGCCAGCCAGTGTCCCCACGCCAGAAGAACCAGGAGAATCGCGCCCAATCCGAAGAGATGCACGCGCATGGGGCGGGAAACAATGATGTTGATCGGGGCCGCCGGACGGAACTCCGTCTCACCCTCGAGCGGCATCTGCACCTGGGGGAAGACGATCCGGAACGCGTACACCGCGACCGCCGCTGCCAGGGCCAGCAAAGTCACCGTCAGCAACCATCCCTGGAGGAACCGGTAGACCGGAAGGGTGAAGACGAAGAACCCGATGTCGAAACCAAACTGCGGGTCGGCCGTTCCAAACGGCACAGCGCGCCAGAACCGGAGCACGTGCTCCCATCGGGTTGCGGCGACCCCTGCCATGTTGAGCGCCAGGAACAGACCACCGCCTATCACGGCCAGAGAGAAGGGCCGTTCCATGGCGCGCATCTGAGCACTACCCGGCATCTCGATCGTCCCCACGGCCTGCTCGGCCAGCCGGCGGGCGAAGAAGGCGCTGCTCATGATCGCCCCAGTACTCAGCAGCGCGCCCAGCACGAAGAGCGTGGCCTGGGCAAGAAATCTCGTCCGAAAGACCCCGGCGAATCCCAGGTCCACGAACCAGAGCCAGTCGGTGTAGAGGCCGAGAACTACCGGCCCCGCCCAGAGGAACAGCAGTAAGAGCAGGATAATGAGGGTTCGCGGCTTCATCGCTTCCTCCAATCGTGTGCCGGGCCCTGAGGCCGGCCGGTCAGTGCAATACCGAAAAGACGCTCGTTACAGAACCCCAGCTATGAGTGGAGCTTCTGCTTGCGGCCAACTATATAGTAGAGAACCGGACGACATCGAGTATGGCGAGAAGTGCCAGGGAGAGCGGAACAAGCAGAACGAAGACAACGATCAGCTCCAGAAGACCCACGCCGACCACCCTCCCCTACTCCGCCACCCTTGCCAACCGGCTCATACCTGGACGAACCTCGCAGCCTTCGCTCCGCAAATGGGGCAGGACTCCGTAGGACTGCCGAACTCGATGTGCCCACAGACGGGACACAGGTAGAACGCGGTCTCCATCAAGTCCTCACCCCGGCGAACTGCCTCCAGGGCGAGGTTGTAGAGCCGGGCATGGACCTCCTCGGCTTTAGCCGCATATACGAACATGCGCTTCGCCTTGTGACCATCGGCCTCTGCCTGCCCGATCATAGGAGGATACATCTTGGTGTATTCGTGCATTTCGCCATCGATTGCCGCCTGGAGGTTCTCGGCCGTTGACCCGATCCCACCCATTGCGCCGAAGTGCCCCTCGGCATGGATTCGCTCCGCCTCGGACGCGGTCCGGAACAGTCGGGCGACGTTGGGGAAACCATCCTGCTCCGCTTTCTTGGCAAACGCTCGATACTTCTGGTTGGCCTGGCTCTCCCCGGCGAATGCCTCTTTCAGGTTCTCGTGCGTTCCCGGCATGTTCACACACTCCTGTTGGGGCTCATTAGAGAGCAACACAAGTATAACTGTACGGTAGACAGACGGGCATGACAAGCATCGTAGGCCTGCTGCCCGCGCCATTGCCTTTCCAGCGCGCCCAGCGTCTTCCGGACACTTCCATTGACTATCCGCACGTACATCTCCAGAGGCAGCAGCTCGCGGCTGACAACCTTGAGGGTCTCGGGGGACATCCTGCCATCTTCCACGAGCTGGCGACCTGCCGCTTTCGCCGCCGCCAGGACGTCGTCTACCTCCAGACCCATCTCCATCATGACC
Proteins encoded in this region:
- a CDS encoding rubrerythrin family protein produces the protein MPGTHENLKEAFAGESQANQKYRAFAKKAEQDGFPNVARLFRTASEAERIHAEGHFGAMGGIGSTAENLQAAIDGEMHEYTKMYPPMIGQAEADGHKAKRMFVYAAKAEEVHARLYNLALEAVRRGEDLMETAFYLCPVCGHIEFGSPTESCPICGAKAARFVQV